A region of the Ranitomeya imitator isolate aRanImi1 chromosome 10, aRanImi1.pri, whole genome shotgun sequence genome:
gtagcATCCTACCATTGttctgtgaggagaggagctgtagcATCCTACCATTGttctgtgaggagaggagctgcagcttcCTATCACTGTGCTGTGAGGAGAGGAGCTATAGCATCCTATCATTGttctgtgaggagaggagctgcagcatccTACCATTGTTCTGTGAGGAGACGAGCTGTAGCATCCTACCATTGttctgtgaggagaggagctgtagcATCCTACCATTGttctgtgaggagaggagctgtagcATCCTATCACTGtgctgtgaggagaggagctgtagcATCCTATCACTGtgctgtgaggagaggagctgtagcATCCTACCATTGTTCTGTGAGGAGACGAGCTGCAGCTTCTTACCATTGttctgtgaggagaggagctgtagcATCCTACTCATTGtgctgtgaggagaggagctgtattttgattgccaccagctcattaatttcttcttgctctgttggcACACACGCAGTATTCACTACTGAAGGGCATTCAATGAAAGATTACGtgttgaaaccagtgccagagtcaggatggactttgtgggtggagtttgtacggcccctgaaggatggtagaaatataaatggcccttggcagaaaaaaagattccccacccctggtttgCATGGTCCACAACACATGGTCCACAACACATGGTCCACAACACATGGTCTACAAGGTCCAAAATACATGAACTACAATACATGGTCTACAAGGTCCACAATACATGGTCTACAACACATGATCTACAATACATGGTCTACATGGTCCACAATACATGGTCCACGATACATGGTCAAGAATACATGGTCTAAAATACATGGTCTAAAATACATGGTCTAAAATACATGGTCTACAACACATGGTCTATATTGTCCACAATACATAGTTTAGAATACATAGCCAAGAACACATGGTCTACAACATATGGTctacaacagtgttccccaactccagtcctcaaggcccaccaatagGTCGTGTTTCAGAATTTTCTTAGTATTGTACatgtgataattgcatcacatgtacaatacaaaggaaatcatgaaaacatgatctgttggtgggccttgaggactggagttggggaacactggtctacaaGATCGACAATACATGGTCTACAATACATGGCCTACAGTACTTGGTTTACATGGTCCACAATACATGGTCTACAATATATGGCCTACAGTACTTGGTTTACATGGTCCACAATACATGGTCCACTATACATGGTCTACAATACATGGTCTACAATACATGGTCTACATGGtctacaattagtgatgagcgagtatactcattactcaagatttcccgagcatgctcgggtgatctctgattatttgtgagtgctcggagatttagttttcatcgcctcagctgcatgatttgtggctgctaaacaggctgaatacatgtgggaattccctaacaaacaggtaacccccacatgtattcagtctgtctagcagtcgcaattcatgcagctgcggcaacgaaaacgaaatctcccagcacatccaaatactcggagatcatgcgagcatgctcgggaaaacccgaataacgagtacactcgctcatcactatctacaATACATGGTCTACAATACATGGTCTACATGGTGGCTTTGGCCGATTCGCAGGTTGTGTGGCCATAGAACTTTATGTTACAGAGCAACACAGTGAAGGTGAATGTGTTCACATAGGTCCACCAGGTACCATCACCAAGAGAAGTCTCCAAAACTCCAACAGGTACAACTTTAAGTGGCTTGTGTCATTGTGGTTGTGGCGCCCTGCAGATCCCAGTATGACCCCATTCACCTGCTGAGATGAAGCAATGGCGCAGAGATCCGTGGCCATTTGGTTTGTGGCGCAGTCCCAGGTGCGGGTTCTCTGTCTCTTCTGCTGCGTCTATGCGTGATTGAAGGTGTATCCACTTCGCCCAAACTGGATGGTTTCTGGATTCTCTGCACTAAGGTGAAAGTGAGCGAAAGTTTAGGCGgtaggtgaggtggcagctctggtggtaggTGAGGGGGCAGCTCTGGTGgtaggtgaggcggcagctctggcggttggtgaggcggcagctctggcggatggtgaggtggcagctctggcggttggtgaggcggcagctctggcggtaggtgaggcggcagctctggcggtaggtgaggcagcagctctggcggttggtgaggcggcagctctggcggtaggtaagccggcagctctggcggtaggtgaggcgacagctctggcggtgaggcggcagctctggcggtaggtgaggcggcagctctggcggttggtgaggcagcagctatgGCGGTAGGTGAGGCGGCAACTCtgacggttggtgaggcggcagctctgggggtaggtgaggcggcagctctggcggtaggtgaggcggcagctctggtggtaggtgaggtggcagctctggcggtaggtgaggtggcagctctggcggtaggtgaggcggcagctctggcggttggtgaggcggcagctctggcggttggtgaggcggcagctctggcggttggtgaggcggcagctctggcggttggtgaggcggcagctctggcggttggtgaggcggcagctctggtggtaggtgaggcggcagctctggcggtaggtgaggtggcagctctggcggtAGGTGAGGGGGCAGCTCTGGTCgtaggtgaggcggcagctctggcggttggtgaggcggcagctctggcggtaggtgaggcagcagctctggcggttggtgaggtggcagctctgacggtaggtgaggcggcagctctagcggtaggtgaggcggcagctctggcggttggtgaggcggcagctctggcggtaggtgaggcggcagctctggcggtaggtgaggcggcagctctggcggttggtgaggcggcagctctgacggtaggtgaggcggcagctctagcggtaggtgaggcggcagctctggtggtaggtgaggcgacagctctggcggtaggtgaggcggcagctctggcggtaggtgaggtggcagctctggcggtaggtgaggtggcagctctggtggtaggtgaggcggcagctctggcggtaggtgaggcggcagctctggcggtaagTGAGacggtagaatggttattgcaggctgtaggctttcctgaagagatgggttttcaggttccgtctgaaggatccgagggtggtggatatttggacgtgttgaggcgtggaattccagaggatgggggaaattTGGGAGATCTTGGAGGcaattgtgtgaggaacgaataagtgtggaggagagaaagtgGTCTTAGGGTGATCGAAGATCAAGTgatggaagatattgggagattagttatggggacaggttatggatggctttgtagatcagtgttagttatTATTATTAGGACCTCCCAGATTAGAGCCCTGCGCCCCAAACTGACAGCTCTTCCATAGAAGTAAGGGCTAGACCCCACTAATGGCGGATGTGTCCATTCTCTTGTTGAGGATGTGAAGCACAGCGCAGATTAGGAAGGAGCAGAACTTTCCGTGACTCGATGATGAAGCTAATTATTTAGGTGAGACACGACCGGCCCAGTAAATCGCTGCAGCGATCCAGGAGGAAGCGATCTGCACAGAATAATCCGCTAATGGCCCCAGCTGCATAATCACAGAATAAAGGCGAGGACGGCGGTGATCAATGCGGTGATTATGGGCCACAATGTAACCTTCTGTCATTAATTATTAGCAGCCGTCCATACATAGAAGTGCACAGTCCATAAATGTCAGGTTTTAGGGGTCTGAGCTTTGTTGTCCTCCTATAGACACAGAGGAGGTCACAGCCAGCTGCAGGATGATGGGGGTCTCTAACGTCCGACCCCCACTGTTCACACAGTGATGAGGTGCAGCCATGGGGTCTGCGGTGGTACCTGGTCCTGTGGGCAGATTCAggcagaagaggcccctgtgcaggaaCAGTATCTGGGGCCCCTGCAGGACAACCACTCCTCATCCTGCAGTCCCTTATGTGCCAGTGATAGGAGCTGCTGTGCCTGTGGCCCCTGACCTCCCGGGGCCCCTGACCTCCTGTGGCCCCTGACCTCCCGGGGCCCCTGACCTCCTGTGGCCCCTGACCTCCCGGGGCCCCTGACCTCCTGTGGCCCCTGACCTCCCGTGGCCCCTGACCTCCCGGGGCCCCTGACCTCCTGTGGCCCCTGACCTCCCGGGGCCCCTGACCTCCCGGGGCCCCTGACCTCCCGGGGCCCCTGACCTCCCGGGGCCCCTGCCCTCCTGTGGCCCCTGACCTCCCGGGGCCCCTCACCTCCTGTGGCCCCTGACCTCCCAGGGCCCCTGACCTCCTGTGGCTCCTGACCTCCCGGGGCCCCTGCCCTCCTGTGGCCCCTGACCTCCCAGGGCCCCTGACCTCCCAGGGCCCCTGACCTCCTGTGGCCCCTGACCTCCTGGGGCCCCTGACCTCCTGTGGCCCCTGACCTCCTGTGGCCCCTGACCTCCCGGGGCCCGGCTGCACTAATGCTCTGGACACGTGACCTGGGGTCCTGATACACATTCAGCTGTCAGTTTTCTTCACTGTTTCCGCTAATTAATATTTATATAAAACTCATTTGTAAGAAATAATTATCTACAAAATGAAACACCACAGCGATAATTACTGTTATTACAACTGTACCCGATGCTGCACCACATAACACCCCACCTGCAGAAACCGCCATCACTGTCACTAATTAGCTGTTAATGACTGATTATGATGGTGGCTCCTGTGTGGGCCTCACGTGGCCAAACATCATCCTGTGTTTATACCCTCAGTGCAacttttatttctgttattgttgcaGATTTtacagaataataataattataattattattattattaattgttatatTAAATTTCTCCAGACTTGATTCTCAGTTCCCAAAATGACGGAAGGAAAGAAGACCTGGGCCTGGGCCATCGCAGTCCTCATTTTACTGGCAATAATCGTAGTGGGGGCGACACTGATTGGAGTCTACATGACACAGAAGCATATTGAGGAGGTGAGTGCAAGAGACTGGATCCAGGATCTTCAACacaggttacataggactgcaggtgacctctactacattatctgtactcagagagttatcactgtcttatctgtggtgttacataggactgcaggtgacatctactacactatctgtactcagagagttatcactgtgttatctgtggtgttacataggactgcaggtgacatctactacactatctgtactcagagagttatcactgtgttatctgtgttgttacataggactgcaggtgacatctactacactatctgtactcagagagttatcactgtgttatctgtggtgttacataggactgcaggtgacctctactacactatctgtactcagagagaaatcactgttatctgtgttgttacataggactgcaggtgacatctactacactatctgtactcagagagaaatcactgttatctgtgttgttacataggactgcaggtgacatctactacattatctgtagtcagagagaaatcactgttatctgtggtgttacataggactgcaggtgacctctactacactatctgtactcagagagttatcactgtgttatctgtggtgttacataggactgcaggtgacatctactacactatctgtactcagagagttatcactgtgttatctgtgttgttacataggactgcaggtgacatctactacattatctgtactcagagagaaatcactgttatctgtggtgttacataggactgcaggtgacctctactacactatctgtactcagagagttatcactgtgttatctgtggtgttacataggactgcaggtgacatctactacattatctgtactcagagagaaatcactgttatctgtggtgttacataggactgcaggtgacctctactacactatctgtactcagagagttatcactgttatctgtggtgttacataggactgcaggtgacatctactacattatctgtactcagagagttatcactgttatctgtggtgttacataggactgcaggtgacatctacattacctgtactcagagttatcactgttatctgtggtgttacataggactgcttgTTCTGTCCTTCAGGTGGTGCAGATGGCCTTCGAAGCCAAGAATGGAGAGAAGATCCAGCAGACGGTGATGGTGAACGACGAGGAGAATGTGGCAGCGTTTTATGTGAACTCTAACAACGTCTCCTCCACTGTTCTGTACGACTACAATCATGTGAGTGATTGAACATCTTTGCACTTGAAAAccaacagctgagggtttgtttcaATGTATCCAATGCAGTGTGAGAGGTAAAAAGcccggaccccagactgatacattgtaagacCCCTGTGTCGGATCTGTGTGGTTAGGTGAGACCCTCGCTGTATCTGCTGCTCATCATTCTATTCCCTCCAGGACATCATCGGTTTCAGGAGAATAAACAACCCAAAATGTTTCGTGGTGGAAATGAATGACGTGAGCATCCCATCCATGAGCGATGTCCTGAGAGTCATCAAACACTTCCAGGAACAGGTGATGATGGCCTCCTCCCCGCCCACCCACCCACCTTACCCTCCGCTCAGTCATACCCCCCGCTCAGTCATACCCCCGTCCGTGAAAAAACTCCGCACATGGCCGTACTCCCACCTGTGGTCATACCCCTGTCTGTGGTTATACTCTGCCCATGGCCGTACTCCCACCTGTGGTCATACCCGTCTGTGGTTATACTCTGCCCATGGCCGTACTCCCACCTGTGGTCATACCCCTGTCCGTGGTTATACTGTGCCCATGGCCGTACTCCCACCTGTGGTCATACCCCTGTCTGTGGTTATACTCTGCCCATGGCCGTACTCCCACCTGTGGTCATACCCCTGTCCGTGGTTATACTGTGCCCATGGCCGTACTCCCACCTGTGGTCATAACCCTGTCCGTGGTTATACTGTGCCCATGGCCGTACTCCCACCTGTGGTCATACCCCTGTCCGTGGTTATACTCTGCCCATGGTTGTACTCCCACCTGTGGTCATACCCCTGTCTGTGGTTATACTCTGCCCATGGCCGTACTCCCACCTGTGGTCATACCCCTGTCTGTGGTTATACTCTGCCCATGGCCGTACTCCCACCTGTGGTCATACCCCTGTCTGTGGTTATACTCTGCCCATGGCCGTACTCCCACCTGTGGTCATACCCCTGTCCGTAGTTATACTCTGCCCATGGCCGTACTCCCACCTGTGGTCATACCCCTGTCCGTGGTTATACTCTGCCCATGGCCGTACTCCCACCTGTGGTCATAACCCTGTCTGTGGTTATACTCTGACCATGGCCGTACTCCCACCTGTGGTCATACCCCTGTCCGTAGTTATACTCTGCCCATGGCCGTACTCCCACCTGTGGTCATACCACTGTCTGTGGTTATACTCTGCCCATGGCCGTACTCCCACCTGTGGTCATACCCCTGTCTGTGGTTATACTCTGCCCATGGCCGTACTCCCACCTGTGGTCATACCCCCGTCCGTGGTTATACTCTGACCATGGCCGTACTCCCACCTGTGGTCATACCCCTGTCCGTAGTTATACTCTGCCCATGGCCGTACTCCCACCTGTGGTCATACCCCTGTCTGTGGTTATACTCTGTCCATGGCCGTACTCCCACCTGTGGTCATACCTCTGTCCGTGGTTATACTCTGTCCATGGCCGTACTCCCACCTGTGGTCATACCCCTGTCTGTGGTTATACTCTGCCCATGGCCGTACTCCCACCTGTGGTCATACCCCTGTTTGTGGTTATACTCTGCCCATGGCCGTACTCCCACCTGTGGTCATACCCCTGTCCGTGGTTATACTGTGCCCATGGCCGTACCCTCACCTGTGGTCATACCCCTGTCCGTGGTTATACTCTGCCCATGGCCGTACTCCCACCTGTGGTCATACCCCTGTCCGTGGTTATACTCTGCCCATGGTTGTACTCCCACCTGTGGTCATACCCCTGTCCGTGGATATACTCTGCCCATGGTCGTACTCCCACCTGTGGTCATACCCCTGTCCGTGGTTATACTCTGACCATGGTTGTACTATCACCTGTGGTCATACCCCTGTCCGTGGTTATACTCTGCCCATGGCCGTACTCCCACCTGTATTCATACCCCTGTCTGTGGTTATACTCTGCCCATGGCCGTACTCCCACCTGTGGTCATACCCCTGTCTGTGGTTATACTCTGACCATGGTTGTACTATCACCTGTGGTCATACCCCTGTCCGTGGTTATACTCTGACCATGGCCGTACTCCCACCTGTGGTCATACCCCTGTCCGTGGATATACTCTGCCCATGGTTGTACTATCACCTGTGGTCATACCCCTGTCTGTGGTTATACTCTGACCATGGCCGTACTCCCACCTGTGGTCATACCCCTGTCCGTGGATATACTCTGCCCATGGTCGTACTCCCACCTGTGGTCATACCCCTGTCCGTGGTTATACTCTGACCATGGTTGTACTATCACCTGTGGTCATACCCCTGTCCGTGGTTATACTCTGCTCATGGCCGTACTCCCACCTGTATTCATACCCCTGTCCGTGGTTATACTCTGTCCATGGCCGTACTCCCACCTGTGGTCATACCCCTGTCCGTGGTTATACTCTGCCCATGGCCGTACTCCCACCTGTGGTCATACCCATGTCCGTGGTTATACTCTGTCCATGGCCGTACTCCCACCTGTGGTCATACCCCTGTCTGTGGTTATACTCTGACCATGGTTGTACTCCCACCTGTGGTCATACCCCTGTCTGTGGTTATACTCTGACCATGGTCGTATTCCCATTTATGGTCATATCCCTGTCCGTGGTTATACTCCGCCCTTGGCCGTTCTCCCATCTGTGGTCATACCCCTGTCCGGGGTTATACTCTGCCCATGGCCGTATTCCCATTTGTGGTCATACCCCTGTCCGTGGTTATACTCCGCTCTTGGCCGAACTCCCATCTGTGGTCATACCCCTGTCCGTGGTTATACTCTGCCCATGGCCGTATTCCCATTTGTGGTCATACCCCTGTCCGTGGTTATACTCCGCTCTTGGCCGAACTCCCATCTGTGGTCATACCCCTGTCCGTGGTTATACTCTGCCCATGGCCGTATTCTCATTTGTGGTCATACCCCTGTCCGGGGTTATACTCCGCCCTTGGCCGTACTCCCATCTGTGGTCATACCCCTGTCCGTGGTTATACTCTGCCCATGGCCGTATTCCCATTTGTGGTCATACCCCTGTCCGTGGTTATACTCCGCCCATGGCAGTACTCCCACCTGTGGTCATACCCCTCTCCGTGATTATACTCTGCCCATGGTTGTACTATCACCTGTGGTCATACCCCTGTCTGTGGTTATACTCTGACCATGGCCGTACTCCCATCTGTGGTCATACCCCTGTCAGTGTTACCCCCACCCGCAGTCACCCTCCATCATGTTGTACCATTCTTGCTCCCACAGAATGCCACGTCTGACAGTGACTTATCCTACGATCTGGTGGAAGGAGAAGAAGCCGACCGGACCACACTGGGTGTCCCCATCAACATCCTGTGCAGCGATGTCCCCATCCACTGGGCCACGCAGGTGACTTATCTCATCTTGCGTCATTACTGCAGAGAGGACTAGAATTGGCGCTGGTCCTCTATAGATGTGGCGCCCATTACTGTTCTCACCATTATGCTGCGGTACAGGAGATTTATGATGTAAAAGGCTCCAAACCAAAACTTattacaacatttttttcccactgcATAAGTTTTTTAAAAGTTGGGAAAGCGGCTGAGAAAAGTTCTCACTATCACTAAACATCCACAAAAATACATAGAATTTCTGACGGGCAAGATGCAGCTGGTGTCGGGGTTGGGTTGGGTGTACGTCGGTGTTGGGGTGGGTTGTGCGTCGGTGTCGGGAGTTGTAGGTGGGGTGTGCGTCGGTGTCGGGGGTGGGGTGTGTGTCGGTGTCGGAGGTGCGGTGTGCTTCGGGGGTGGGATGTGTGTCGGTGTCGGCGGTTGTGGGTGGGTTGTGCGTCCGTGTTGGGGTGGGGTGTGCATTGGTGTTGGGGGTTGTGAGTGGGGTGTGTGTTGGTGTCTGGGGTTGTGGGTGGGGTGTGCGTCGGTGTCGGGGTGGGGTGTGCGTCGGTGTCGGAAGTGCGGTGTGCTTCGGGGGTGGGATGTGTGTCGGTGTCAGGGGTTGTGTGTGGGTTGTGCGTCCGTGTTGGGGTGGGGTGTGCATTGGTGTTGGGGGTTGTGAGTGGGGTGTGTGTCAGTGTCTGGGGTTGTGGGTGGGGTGTGCATCGGTGTTGGGGGTTGTGGGTGGGGTGTGTGTCGGTGTCTGGGGTTGTGGGTGGGGTGTACGTCGGTGTCGAGGGTTGTGGGTGGGTTGTGCGTCGGTGTCGGGGGTTGTGGGTGGGTTGTGCGTCCGTGTTGGGGTGGGGTGTGCATTGGTGTTGGGGGTTGTGAGTGGGGTGTGTGTCAGTGTCTGGGGTTGTGGGTGGGGTGTGCATCGGTGTCGGGGGTTGTGGGTGGGGTGTGTTTCGGTGTCGGGGGTGGGGTGTGCATCGTTGTCGGACTTTGCCAGGTATACATTTCTGTAATCTTCTCATTCTTCCCAGAACAAGTCCCCGCGGCTGCGCTGGAAGATCACGCTCAGGTTCAGCGTCTTCGGGATAGATGTGGCGTTCACCTACGAGTCCTGATCGTCTCTCTCTACTAGGGCGGCATCTTGGGCGTCGGCTGAGGCGTTGGACTGGTTGCGTCATTTGGACGGGGCCCTGATGGATTCTTCCTCCACGCCCGGAGACTTCCCGTTACTGACTGTAAACTCCTTGCAGCATTTCACCCAGGACCATGTGAACAGCGCCAGCACCAGCCATATTACATCCCCCAAGAAGGGGCCCGAATCTTCTCAGGAGGGGCCAATACTTGGAGGTGCTCTATCCTTCTGCTGCTTAATCCAAGCAGATCCTCTAGACCAAAGCCCCCCGGCCCACACAAGGTACATGTGAAGAGGAAGGCCTAAGCCCCGGCCCCTCCGCTGCCTGTTGGGCGCATATTCTCTTAGGGTTCAGAGACGCCGCTCCACAATTACTCAGAACGTGGAGATCTGAGAGGCAGAAATGCCACAAGCAATACATAATTCCCAGGGCTTATGGGGGATGACAGACGCTGGGCACACGATTCCAGCAATGACCTGGTGGAAAGCGATGGAGAAGCCGGATCCCAGGAGACGATGGACATCTTCAGCTGAGATATCAATCAATAAGCTGCAGCTTCGGTGCAGTGTGCTAGCGGGGAGGCGGAGAACCTGAGAGACCCCATGACGGTGGATTAAAGGACAGCGGGAGAATTTATCCTAAGGAGACATTTTGAAGCCTCTTTTGCTTACAGCTGCGAATTTTTGTGCaacatttttaaaaagttgcaaatatCCTAAATAAAGATAAAATGGGAATCACAAAGGATCCGGCCGAGCGCAAACGTGAACTTGGCTCAAAGCGTCTTAAAGATGGCGCATGACTTCCATCAATGTGTCTAAAAAGTaaaaataacccaaaataataagaCATGAAGAAAATAAATGAAGGATCCCCCAATATGTCGCGTCCTTTTATTCAGTGAATCAGGGCTAATTATTAGCTATATTAAATGCTCGTCTCCGCGCTCCGTTTGGCGTCTTCCCTTCATGTGTTTTCCGTCAGCTTCTCGCACCATGAGGTTTGCGCCATTGCTAACGCCAGTGTCTGGCATAAAGTGCCGTAAACCTGTTGGTCTACTCTACACTCCGCCCTCTTCTGATAAAACCCGCCCACTTGTTACTTTTGAAAAAGGAAGAACAAAGTGCAAAACGTTGcaattttttgtgcaaatgtttaTGACGCTGATATTAGAGCCTGATGTAAATCTGATAGTAAATCCCCCATAGATCAGATTCTGGCTGCAGTCAGTCTAAGAAATACTCGATTATCAGACGCCTCTGACCAGTAACACACGGCGTCATGTCGCTTCATCCAGGAAAAGCCAGCTATAGTCGCTGACTGTATGTGCGATTGATAGGCAAAACAATCTCCAATATTGCATTTTAGACGTAAGGCAACAGTGTGCCAAATATCCCCAAGAGTTTTAGGTGTAGTACAGACTTAAAATAGATATGAGAAAAAAAAGGCGAGACAGTCCACTACTAAAAGGCCTAAAAGGCATAACTTTATTATAATATAAACAAGACACATACGAGACCAGAACCTGTCAGGAGTAATTACATAATAGATGCTGaatgaggaggagaaaaaaaatgacCATCACATACATGAATGCAATATCGCAATAATATCAAATTAACATTTACCCATTGCAGTAGCAGCACGggaaccccgacgcacgtttcacaaACACACAAGTTTGCTTCCTCAGGGGGATATTATTGCGATATTGCATTCATGTGCGGTTCTTTTTCACCACTGTCTATTACATTTGGGTCTGCACTGGTCTCTATCACGTTTCGGTGATGGCCATTTTTTTCTCCTCATCATTCAACATCTCTTATGTAATTACTGATAACAGGTTCTGATCTCGTATGTGTCTTGTTTATATTATAATAAAGTTGTACCTTTTAGCAGTGGACGGTCTGTCCTCCATTTCTTCTCAGAGGAACAAATCTACTTGATACAATCACATAGAGGAGCCATATCACACACAGAACTGCTGGGGCCGGGGTCAACCTGCTGGGGCCGGGGTCAACCTGCTGGGGCCGGGGTCAACCTGCTGGGGTCGGGATCAACCTGCTGGGGCCGGGGTCAACCTGCTGGGGCCGGGGTCAACCTGCTGGGGCCGGGGTCAACCTGCTGGAGCCGGGGTCAACCTGCTGGGGCCGGGGTCAACCTGCTGGGGT
Encoded here:
- the LOC138651944 gene encoding surfactant protein C-like, which gives rise to MTEGKKTWAWAIAVLILLAIIVVGATLIGVYMTQKHIEEVVQMAFEAKNGEKIQQTVMVNDEENVAAFYVNSNNVSSTVLYDYNHDIIGFRRINNPKCFVVEMNDVSIPSMSDVLRVIKHFQEQNATSDSDLSYDLVEGEEADRTTLGVPINILCSDVPIHWATQNKSPRLRWKITLRFSVFGIDVAFTYES